Proteins encoded together in one Dermacentor variabilis isolate Ectoservices chromosome 2, ASM5094787v1, whole genome shotgun sequence window:
- the LOC142571238 gene encoding uncharacterized protein LOC142571238, which yields MADQCPLDTDFHQIGASSARVQLLGLASVLARTHPVHEDSSDTVWSAPLEMCVFGSVVVVIGAFLLHTLGENKYDLYAAMEPQSGYGPKEPDMYSRYVAFLTERNAGPSIKQQLAPKQSHPTPSPAPQSAKADHAGLPPCELPVPAPSTVDRCKSADALGAMERVDTAADASALHTTTAPSVLTLEEDARRTGNAATVATTTLVETNMAATLSEAKDSGTFSSKKMSKVSH from the exons ATGGCGGACCAATGTCCTCTCGACACGGACTTCCACCAAATCGGCGCATCTTCTGCGCGCGTGCAGCTGCTCGGTCTGGCTTCTGTGTTGGCAAGAACGCACCCGGTGCACGAAGACTCGTCGGACACCGTTTGGTCGGCACCGCTGGAGATGTGCGTGTTCGGCTCGGTCGTCGTCGTCATTGGCGCGTTCCTGCTTCACACCTTGGGAGAGAATAAATAC GACCTGTATGCTGCCATGGAACCTCAGTCAGGGTACGGGCCAAAGGAGCCCGATATGTACTCCCGCTACGTCGCCTTCCTGACCGAACGAAATGCCGGGCCGAGCATCAAACAGCAGCTGGCCCCAAAGCAGTCGCATCCCACGCCGTCCCCGGCACCGCAGAGTGCGAAGGCCGATCACGCTGGCCTTCCGCCTTGCGAGCTGCCAGTACCTGCGCCAAGCACGGTCGATCGATGCAAGTCCGCCGACGCACTCGGTGCAATGGAACGAGTGGACACGGCAGCCGACGCCTCCGCGCTGCATACGACCACAGCACCCAGCGTACTCACCCTTGAGGAGGACGCCCGTCGCACGGGAAACGCGGCGACGGTGGCTACGACGACCCTCGTAGAAACGAACATGGCAGCGACGTTGAGCGAGGCGAAGGACTCAGGGACTTTCTCTTCGAAGAAGATGAGCAAAGTGTCCCACTGA